A single bacterium HR11 DNA region contains:
- the ddl gene encoding D-alanine--D-alanine ligase — MLEAVLTDFRAWGAVRTVTTHDRRLTRRPRGADVVVDVTPGEYEAVLTDLLETCEAALVIAPETNGVLTRLSALVETVGLFIVGSRPMAVAVATDKWACHEHFRAAGLPTPETRLVRRADLLVEAIRFGFPLVVKPVDGAGCEGVCRVRSPEELTVAQELLAQTTRCEKILLQRLVPGDHASVSLLVTDDGRVRPLSLNGQRVVPGCPFTYRGGVVPLQHPLRVRAFEVAEAAVRQVPGLRGYVGVDLVLADGEAWLMEINPRLTTSYIGLRRVVPYNLARAIWAACREGRLPEDLRFTGRAVLTKVRQGIRCQVFREDGTV, encoded by the coding sequence ATGCTTGAAGCCGTCCTGACCGACTTTCGAGCCTGGGGGGCCGTCCGGACCGTGACGACCCACGACCGGCGGCTGACCCGGCGCCCCCGGGGGGCGGACGTCGTCGTCGACGTGACGCCCGGCGAGTATGAAGCCGTCCTGACCGACCTCTTGGAGACCTGCGAGGCCGCCCTCGTCATCGCCCCAGAGACGAACGGCGTCCTGACCCGTCTCAGTGCCCTCGTCGAGACGGTCGGCCTCTTCATCGTAGGCTCGCGGCCGATGGCCGTGGCCGTCGCGACGGACAAATGGGCCTGTCACGAGCACTTCCGGGCCGCCGGCCTTCCGACGCCGGAGACCCGGCTCGTCCGCCGGGCCGACCTGCTGGTGGAAGCCATCCGCTTCGGCTTTCCCCTCGTCGTCAAGCCCGTCGACGGCGCCGGCTGTGAGGGCGTCTGTCGGGTCCGGTCACCGGAGGAACTGACCGTGGCCCAGGAGCTCTTGGCTCAGACGACCCGCTGTGAAAAGATTCTACTTCAGCGACTCGTGCCCGGCGATCATGCCAGTGTCTCCCTCTTGGTGACCGACGACGGGCGTGTTCGCCCCTTGAGCCTGAACGGCCAACGGGTCGTCCCCGGATGCCCCTTCACGTATCGAGGCGGCGTCGTCCCCCTACAGCATCCCCTGAGGGTCCGGGCGTTCGAGGTGGCCGAGGCCGCCGTCCGGCAGGTCCCGGGCTTGCGGGGCTACGTCGGCGTGGACCTGGTCCTGGCCGACGGGGAAGCGTGGCTAATGGAAATCAACCCCCGGTTGACGACTTCCTACATCGGTCTCCGACGGGTCGTCCCGTATAATCTGGCCCGGGCCATCTGGGCGGCGTGCCGGGAGGGCCGACTCCCGGAAGACCTGCGGTTCACGGGCCGGGCCGTCCTCACGAAGGTCCGGCAGGGGATCCGGTGTCAGGTCTTCCGGGAGGACGGGACGGTATAA
- the hisA_1 gene encoding 1-(5-phosphoribosyl)-5-[(5-phosphoribosylamino) methylideneamino] imidazole-4-carboxamide isomerase gives MRVIPVIDVRHGIVVHAVRGDRIHYQPVVSTLAERPDPLAVARAFQDRLGLRELYVADLDALESGTVQWDVLERLVRDGATQLMVDAGVTDVESARRLLDVGVHRVVVGSETLRGSEALMALSTLPPTRRVFSLDLRTGQVLSRNARWAGGPPWPVLDELLRAGWTEVIVLDLVRVGTQTGPDTALLTEVRRRYPGLTLLAGGGVRHVEDLRTLEALGVDGVLVATALHRGTITAAHIRDLQIGP, from the coding sequence ATGCGAGTCATCCCGGTCATCGACGTTCGGCATGGTATTGTAGTCCACGCCGTCCGGGGCGACCGAATTCACTATCAGCCCGTCGTCAGCACCCTGGCGGAGCGACCTGACCCACTCGCCGTCGCCCGGGCGTTTCAAGACCGACTGGGTCTTCGAGAACTCTACGTCGCTGACCTGGACGCCCTGGAGAGCGGCACCGTCCAGTGGGACGTCTTGGAACGTCTCGTCCGGGATGGGGCGACCCAGCTCATGGTCGACGCCGGCGTCACGGACGTCGAGTCGGCCCGGCGTCTACTCGACGTCGGCGTCCACCGGGTCGTCGTCGGGTCCGAGACCCTGCGTGGGTCTGAGGCCCTGATGGCCTTGAGCACCTTACCCCCGACCCGACGGGTCTTCAGCCTGGACCTGCGGACGGGCCAGGTCCTATCCCGGAACGCTCGATGGGCCGGTGGGCCTCCCTGGCCGGTCCTCGATGAGCTCCTGCGGGCCGGGTGGACCGAGGTCATCGTCTTGGACTTAGTTCGAGTCGGGACGCAGACCGGCCCCGATACGGCCCTCCTGACTGAAGTCCGCCGTCGATACCCCGGCCTCACCCTGCTGGCGGGCGGCGGGGTCCGCCATGTCGAGGACCTCCGCACGCTTGAGGCCCTCGGCGTAGACGGCGTCCTCGTGGCGACTGCCCTCCACCGGGGTACGATCACAGCCGCCCACATTCGGGATTTACAGATCGGCCCGTGA
- the mch gene encoding Methenyltetrahydromethanopterin cyclohydrolase: MLNRRAYDLVRRMAAEAEALGIAVHVLPGGTEVLDCGVHVPGGLEAGRRLAEVCMGGLGTVALTWQTWGDMTWPAVIVSTDHPAEACLAAQYAGWAVRHGDYFAMGSGPARALIRAEMELYEHLGYQESADVAVLCLETRHLPTADVADFIAQRAGVEPARLALLVAPTASLAGGVQVAARSVETALHKLHVLGFDVRRVLHGMGVCPLPPPAEDDVHALGRTNDAVLYGSRVYLTVQADDAELEALVPRLPSSASPDYGRPFYEIFKVYDFDFYRIDPLLFSPAEVVVTNVVSGRSFRAGQVDPVVLKRSFGTG, from the coding sequence ATGTTGAATCGGCGGGCTTATGACCTCGTCCGGCGGATGGCCGCCGAGGCCGAGGCCCTGGGAATCGCCGTTCACGTCCTCCCCGGGGGGACGGAGGTCCTGGATTGTGGCGTGCACGTCCCTGGCGGCCTCGAAGCCGGTCGGCGTTTGGCCGAAGTCTGCATGGGCGGCCTCGGGACCGTGGCCCTCACGTGGCAGACGTGGGGGGACATGACCTGGCCAGCCGTGATCGTCTCCACGGACCACCCGGCCGAGGCCTGCCTGGCCGCCCAGTACGCCGGCTGGGCCGTCCGGCATGGAGATTACTTTGCGATGGGAAGCGGCCCCGCCCGAGCCCTCATCCGGGCCGAGATGGAACTCTACGAGCATCTCGGCTATCAGGAGTCGGCCGATGTCGCCGTCCTCTGTCTGGAAACCCGACATCTCCCGACGGCCGACGTCGCCGACTTCATCGCCCAACGGGCGGGCGTCGAACCGGCCCGTCTGGCCCTGCTGGTCGCCCCGACGGCCAGCCTGGCCGGGGGCGTCCAGGTCGCCGCCCGCTCAGTCGAGACGGCCCTTCACAAGCTTCACGTCCTGGGCTTTGACGTCCGACGGGTCTTGCACGGCATGGGCGTCTGCCCGCTCCCCCCGCCGGCCGAGGACGACGTTCATGCCCTCGGGCGGACGAACGACGCCGTCCTGTACGGCAGTCGTGTGTACTTAACCGTCCAGGCCGACGACGCCGAGCTGGAAGCCCTTGTGCCCCGGCTACCATCGTCGGCCTCGCCCGACTATGGGCGGCCGTTTTATGAGATATTCAAAGTCTATGATTTCGACTTTTACCGCATCGACCCCCTTCTCTTCAGTCCGGCGGAAGTCGTCGTCACCAACGTCGTCAGCGGGCGTAGCTTCCGGGCGGGCCAGGTCGACCCGGTCGTCCTGAAGCGGTCATTCGGGACAGGATAG
- the fhcD_1 gene encoding Formyltransferase/hydrolase complex subunit D — MRLYEAEVEDTFAEAFEMWAARVVITAETAAWAWTAAQSMTGFATSVIGCGCEAGIERELAPDETPDGRPGVSVLLMTVRAEDLGQRLMERIGQCVLTAATTACYNGLESDPTVNVGGQIRYFGDGYQVSKRLDGRRFWRIPVMDGEFLVEERFGIARAVGGGNLILLGTDAASTLRAAEAAVQAMRTVPGVILPFPGGVCRSGSKVGARRYKFLTASTNDAFCPTLRSLVPNTRVPQGLNCTYEIVVDGLSLAAVEEAMRRGLQAAAQNGARYITAGNYGGRLGPYQIRLRDLLQAIS; from the coding sequence ATGCGGCTGTATGAAGCCGAAGTCGAAGACACGTTTGCCGAGGCCTTCGAGATGTGGGCCGCCCGGGTCGTCATCACGGCCGAGACGGCGGCCTGGGCCTGGACGGCCGCCCAGTCCATGACAGGCTTTGCCACGTCGGTCATCGGCTGTGGCTGTGAGGCCGGCATCGAACGGGAACTGGCCCCGGACGAGACGCCGGACGGACGGCCCGGCGTGAGCGTCCTCCTTATGACCGTCCGGGCCGAGGACCTCGGCCAGCGTTTGATGGAACGCATCGGCCAGTGCGTCCTGACGGCGGCCACGACGGCCTGCTACAACGGCCTGGAAAGCGACCCGACCGTCAACGTCGGCGGTCAGATCCGTTACTTCGGCGACGGCTATCAGGTCAGCAAGCGCCTGGACGGACGGCGATTCTGGCGGATCCCCGTCATGGACGGGGAGTTCCTCGTCGAGGAACGCTTCGGCATCGCCCGGGCCGTCGGCGGCGGGAACCTCATCCTCCTGGGGACGGACGCCGCCTCGACCCTTCGGGCCGCCGAGGCGGCCGTGCAGGCGATGCGGACCGTCCCGGGCGTGATCCTGCCCTTCCCGGGAGGCGTCTGCCGAAGCGGCAGTAAGGTCGGCGCCCGGCGGTATAAGTTCCTGACGGCCTCGACGAACGACGCCTTCTGTCCGACCCTGCGGAGCCTCGTCCCAAACACGCGGGTCCCCCAGGGCCTCAACTGCACCTATGAGATCGTCGTCGACGGCTTGAGCCTGGCGGCCGTCGAAGAGGCCATGCGCCGGGGCCTGCAAGCGGCCGCCCAGAACGGGGCCCGCTACATCACGGCCGGCAACTACGGCGGCCGGCTGGGCCCCTACCAGATCCGGCTTCGAGATCTGCTACAAGCGATCTCATAA
- the thrB_1 gene encoding Homoserine kinase, giving the protein MTERTIWVQAPARLHLGMLDLEGGLGRRFGGLGVAVERPVVRVAVRPASDLTVRGPWAERVRAIAERFFEAARTAGRTVPPGAAIEVHQVIPAHVGLGSGTQLHLAVVEALARMVGWDLPAVELCRLAGRGRRSGVGTWTYLYGGLVLEGGRRTDGTDAGLAPLLGRYALPPGWRFVLVIPRDARGIYGDVEEEAFARRVSMSPETVGRLCRLVLLQLLPALLEGDIVTFGRALTEIQQIVGDAFAPVQGGRYANPVSAACVEALLELGAAGAGQSSWGPTVYGLAADEAQAERLAAALRRRSGPDGRPLAEAATIEVVAPNHQGRRLWVDTA; this is encoded by the coding sequence ATGACGGAGAGGACGATTTGGGTCCAGGCCCCTGCCCGTCTGCATCTGGGGATGCTGGACTTGGAAGGTGGCCTGGGGCGACGTTTTGGGGGCCTGGGGGTCGCCGTCGAGCGGCCCGTCGTTCGGGTCGCCGTCCGGCCGGCGTCCGACCTCACGGTCCGTGGGCCCTGGGCAGAGCGGGTCCGGGCTATCGCCGAGCGGTTTTTCGAGGCGGCCCGGACGGCGGGTCGGACCGTACCGCCGGGCGCGGCCATCGAGGTCCATCAGGTGATCCCGGCCCACGTCGGCCTGGGGTCCGGGACCCAGCTTCACTTGGCCGTCGTCGAGGCCCTGGCCCGGATGGTCGGTTGGGACCTCCCGGCCGTCGAGCTCTGCCGCCTGGCCGGGCGTGGCCGGCGCTCAGGCGTCGGGACCTGGACTTATTTATACGGGGGTCTCGTCCTGGAGGGCGGTCGTCGTACGGACGGGACCGACGCCGGCCTGGCGCCTCTCTTGGGACGGTACGCCTTGCCGCCGGGCTGGCGCTTTGTGCTGGTCATTCCCAGGGACGCCCGGGGGATTTACGGCGACGTCGAGGAGGAGGCCTTTGCCCGACGGGTCTCGATGAGCCCGGAGACGGTCGGACGGCTCTGCCGCCTCGTCCTGCTCCAACTTCTGCCGGCCCTTCTGGAAGGGGACATCGTGACTTTCGGACGCGCCCTGACCGAAATCCAGCAGATCGTCGGAGATGCCTTCGCGCCCGTTCAGGGCGGCCGTTATGCGAACCCCGTCTCGGCGGCGTGCGTCGAGGCCCTGCTTGAATTAGGGGCCGCCGGGGCGGGCCAGAGTTCCTGGGGGCCGACGGTCTACGGACTGGCGGCCGACGAAGCCCAGGCCGAGCGGCTGGCGGCGGCCCTCCGCCGTCGGTCCGGCCCCGACGGACGGCCGCTCGCCGAGGCGGCGACCATCGAGGTCGTCGCCCCCAATCATCAGGGTCGCCGGCTCTGGGTCGATACGGCGTGA
- the fhcC gene encoding Formyltransferase/hydrolase complex Fhc subunit C yields the protein MAGTITLKLRETPHVPLEAEVVCPDVLAGKSREEIQALPVFLGKRTRRLGDFFEVEVDGDGEEIRIEGDLRKVRWIGRGMTRGRIVIRGDVGMHLGAFMRGGTIEVFGNASDWLGAEMTGGRIYVHGNAGGQVGAGYRGSPVGMQGGTILIEGSAGPEVGMRLRRGLIAVGGTVGDFAGLHMRGGTIFLFGAAGIRTGAWMVRGTIVAFRPVALLPTFLYACTYRPVFLRLYFRYLQTLGFPIPPEALEGVYHRYTGDTAVPGKGEILQWAPA from the coding sequence ATGGCCGGAACCATTACCTTGAAACTTCGGGAGACGCCGCACGTCCCCTTAGAAGCCGAGGTCGTCTGTCCGGACGTCCTGGCCGGCAAGTCGCGAGAAGAGATCCAGGCCCTGCCGGTCTTTCTGGGGAAGCGGACCCGACGGCTCGGGGACTTCTTCGAGGTCGAAGTCGACGGCGACGGTGAAGAGATTCGCATCGAGGGCGACCTCCGAAAAGTCCGCTGGATCGGCCGGGGCATGACGCGGGGGCGGATCGTCATCCGTGGGGACGTGGGGATGCACCTGGGCGCCTTCATGCGGGGCGGGACGATCGAAGTCTTCGGAAACGCTTCCGACTGGCTGGGGGCCGAGATGACCGGCGGGCGGATTTACGTCCACGGGAACGCCGGCGGTCAGGTCGGGGCCGGCTACCGGGGAAGCCCCGTGGGCATGCAGGGCGGGACGATCCTCATCGAGGGGTCTGCCGGCCCGGAGGTCGGTATGCGGCTCCGCCGGGGTCTCATCGCCGTGGGGGGGACGGTCGGGGACTTTGCCGGTCTCCACATGCGGGGCGGGACGATCTTTTTGTTCGGCGCCGCCGGGATCCGGACCGGCGCCTGGATGGTCCGGGGGACGATCGTCGCCTTCCGGCCCGTGGCGCTTCTGCCGACCTTTCTCTACGCCTGTACGTACCGACCGGTTTTTCTGCGCCTGTACTTTCGCTACCTGCAAACTCTGGGATTCCCGATCCCCCCGGAAGCCTTGGAAGGCGTCTACCATCGCTATACCGGTGATACGGCCGTCCCCGGGAAGGGCGAGATCCTGCAGTGGGCCCCGGCATGA
- the fhcA gene encoding Formyltransferase/hydrolase complex Fhc subunit A has translation MLRIKGGKVYDPVHGLDGVCRDVCVADGRIVEDVPGGRVIDATGMVVLPGGVDIHTHIAGAAINFAREMIPEDHRRAVALARTPARRAGIGGVAPSTFATGYMYASMGWTTIFEAAVPVLTAKHTHEELRDTPIVDKGCYLLIGNNEIVMDLLEAEDYERVRHVVAWLVWAAKAYGLKAVNPGGVAAWKWGQNVQGLFEPVPGYQRVTPARIITALAQIAEDLGLPHPLHLHCNQLGLPGNFATTLETMKLLEGRRAHLAHLQFHAYGGDDWSTFRSEAPRIAEYLNDHPNLTADAGAVLFGDTVTVTADGPWQYLLYQLTGHKWGNMDIENETGCGIVPYVYRERSLVNAVQWAVGLELLLLVQDPWRIFLTTDHPNGGAFWRYPEIIRLLMDADYRRERLKALPSKVLKRIVLPDIDREYTLSEIVVITSAGPARALGLSQKGHLGAGADADIVIYDEDPDPGRMFARPRYVIKAGEVVVEDGEIRKTVLGREFVVRPAYDEGIETFLRPLFEHYYTVSFANYPVELERIHSAEVRPCGAGPRS, from the coding sequence ATGCTTCGCATCAAGGGCGGCAAGGTCTACGACCCCGTCCACGGCCTGGACGGGGTTTGCCGAGACGTCTGTGTGGCGGACGGTCGCATCGTGGAGGACGTGCCGGGCGGGCGGGTCATCGACGCCACGGGGATGGTCGTCCTGCCCGGCGGGGTCGACATCCACACCCACATCGCCGGGGCGGCCATCAACTTCGCCCGGGAGATGATCCCCGAAGACCACCGGCGGGCCGTCGCCCTGGCCCGCACGCCCGCCCGTCGAGCCGGCATCGGCGGCGTGGCGCCCTCGACCTTCGCGACCGGCTACATGTACGCTTCGATGGGCTGGACGACGATCTTCGAGGCCGCCGTCCCGGTCCTGACGGCCAAGCACACCCATGAGGAACTTCGCGACACCCCTATCGTAGACAAGGGCTGTTACCTCCTGATCGGGAACAACGAGATCGTCATGGACCTCCTGGAGGCGGAGGACTACGAGCGGGTCCGCCACGTCGTCGCCTGGCTGGTATGGGCCGCCAAGGCCTACGGCCTGAAAGCCGTCAACCCCGGCGGGGTCGCCGCCTGGAAGTGGGGCCAAAACGTCCAGGGCCTCTTTGAGCCGGTCCCCGGCTACCAACGGGTGACGCCGGCCCGGATCATCACGGCCCTGGCCCAGATCGCCGAGGACCTCGGCCTGCCCCATCCCCTCCATCTCCACTGCAACCAACTCGGCCTGCCGGGCAACTTCGCCACGACCCTCGAGACGATGAAGCTCCTGGAGGGCCGACGGGCGCATTTGGCCCACCTGCAGTTCCATGCCTACGGCGGCGACGACTGGTCCACGTTCCGGTCCGAGGCCCCGCGCATCGCCGAGTACCTGAACGACCACCCGAACCTGACGGCCGACGCCGGGGCCGTCCTCTTCGGCGACACCGTCACGGTCACGGCCGACGGGCCCTGGCAGTACCTCCTGTATCAACTGACGGGCCACAAGTGGGGCAACATGGACATCGAGAACGAGACGGGGTGCGGCATCGTCCCGTACGTCTACCGGGAGCGAAGCCTGGTCAACGCCGTCCAGTGGGCCGTGGGTCTCGAGCTTCTCCTGTTGGTCCAAGATCCCTGGCGGATCTTCCTGACGACGGACCACCCCAATGGAGGCGCCTTCTGGCGGTATCCGGAAATTATCCGCCTTCTGATGGACGCCGACTATCGCCGGGAGCGTCTGAAGGCCCTGCCATCCAAGGTCCTGAAGCGAATCGTCCTCCCAGACATCGACCGGGAATACACGCTGTCTGAAATCGTCGTCATCACGTCGGCGGGCCCGGCGCGGGCCCTGGGCCTCTCGCAAAAAGGCCATCTGGGCGCCGGGGCCGATGCCGATATCGTCATTTACGATGAGGACCCGGACCCGGGCCGGATGTTCGCCCGGCCCCGGTACGTCATCAAGGCCGGCGAGGTCGTCGTCGAGGACGGCGAGATTCGAAAGACGGTCCTGGGTCGGGAATTCGTCGTCCGGCCCGCTTACGACGAGGGCATCGAGACCTTTCTCCGGCCGCTCTTTGAGCACTACTACACGGTCTCCTTTGCGAATTACCCCGTCGAGCTGGAGCGAATCCATTCGGCCGAGGTCCGCCCTTGCGGCGCCGGACCCCGCTCTTAG
- the narB gene encoding Nitrate reductase, giving the protein MGGKPACTLGEVKNRADLIIYWGGNPAECHPRHFTKYTLTPKGKFTPNGRKDRTMVLVDIRETPSARAADIFLQIRPGRDFEVLTALRAIIKDQPVDPERVAQTGLTLDQLRDLAERMKRARFGVIFFGMGLTMTRGKYMNSSAVLTLAAELNAFTKFIAMPMRGHGNVTGADTVLRWTTGYPFGVCFNRGYPRYNPGEFSTIDLLVRGDVDAVLVVGADPAATMPQPAIEHLKRVPTIVLDPKVSTTMRIARVGILTAATGISAGGTVYRMDEVPIPLRPALRSPYPTDEEVLRRIRQALAGRTGGETSSVGADS; this is encoded by the coding sequence GTGGGCGGCAAACCGGCGTGCACGTTGGGGGAGGTCAAGAACCGGGCCGACCTCATCATCTACTGGGGCGGCAACCCGGCCGAGTGCCATCCGCGGCACTTTACGAAGTACACGCTGACGCCCAAGGGGAAGTTTACCCCGAACGGGCGGAAGGACCGCACGATGGTCCTCGTCGACATCCGGGAGACGCCCAGCGCCCGGGCGGCGGACATTTTCCTGCAGATCCGGCCCGGTCGGGACTTCGAGGTCCTGACGGCCCTCCGGGCCATCATCAAGGACCAGCCCGTCGACCCGGAGCGGGTCGCCCAGACGGGCCTGACCCTCGACCAGCTCCGGGACCTGGCGGAGCGGATGAAGCGGGCCCGGTTCGGCGTGATATTCTTCGGGATGGGCCTGACGATGACGCGGGGGAAGTACATGAATTCGTCGGCCGTCCTGACGCTGGCGGCCGAGCTGAACGCCTTCACGAAGTTCATCGCCATGCCGATGCGGGGCCACGGCAACGTCACGGGCGCCGACACGGTCCTCCGCTGGACGACGGGCTATCCCTTCGGCGTCTGCTTCAACCGGGGTTATCCTCGCTACAATCCGGGAGAATTTTCGACCATTGACCTCCTCGTCCGGGGCGACGTAGACGCCGTCCTGGTCGTCGGGGCCGACCCGGCGGCGACGATGCCCCAGCCGGCCATCGAGCACCTGAAGCGGGTCCCGACGATCGTCCTGGACCCCAAGGTCAGTACGACGATGCGCATCGCCCGGGTCGGGATCCTGACGGCGGCGACGGGTATCAGCGCCGGGGGGACCGTCTACCGCATGGACGAGGTCCCGATCCCCCTCCGACCGGCCCTGCGGTCGCCGTACCCGACCGACGAGGAGGTCCTCCGACGCATCCGCCAGGCCCTGGCGGGCCGGACCGGCGGTGAGACATCGTCGGTCGGCGCGGACTCTTAA